A genomic region of Amphiura filiformis chromosome 6, Afil_fr2py, whole genome shotgun sequence contains the following coding sequences:
- the LOC140155637 gene encoding protein FAM43A-like: protein MFKLKKNKTPITPGEKTYSVHYLGSLRTVNAKGDECLDEPVKEIWKISDRGRRTAKAKVTIAIDGLNLERTDIKDLTTNVQFFQLHRLSYCGSAKGHSKIFAWVHRNELPRMQVELRVHAVVCKKTDMVKDMTALLTNRMHTNFEDYKKEMRVRDKLSERRGSEGAVAWRLMNVKSNYLPPAGRRGSMPFLEPGHAELGLVEEEEEEEEEEEEDEEDIESGSSTISPQLEPPHHSKTGMR, encoded by the coding sequence ATGTTTAAGTTGAAGAAGAACAAAACGCCTATTACACCTGGAGAGAAGACGTACTCGGTACATTACCTCGGTAGTCTACGGACAGTCAATGCTAAAGGTGACGAATGTCTTGACGAACCTGTCAAAGAGATCTGGAAGATATCAGATCGCGGACGTCGTACTGCTAAAGCTAAAGTAACTATAGCTATAGATGGCTTAAATCTAGAACGTACAGATATTAAAGATCTAACAACTAACGTCCAGTTCTTTCAGCTTCATAGATTATCCTACTGCGGTTCCGCAAAAGGACACAGTAAGATTTTTGCTTGGGTCCATCGTAATGAGTTACCACGGATGCAGGTGGAACTTAGAGTACATGCTGTCGTATGTAAGAAGACTGATATGGTGAAAGACATGACGGCTCTGTTGACTAATAGAATGCATACCAATTTCGAAGATTATAAGAAAGAGATGCGAGTAAGGGATAAGCTAAGTGAACGACGTGGTAGCGAGGGGGCTGTAGCATGGCGATTGATGAATGTGAAGTCTAACTATCTACCGCCTGCAGGAAGACGTGGAAGTATGCCATTTTTAGAACCAGGTCATGCGGAGCTAGGACTTgtggaagaagaagaggaagaggaggaggaagaggaagaagatgaagaagatatcGAATCTGGATCTTCAACTATTTCTCCACAATTAGAACCTCCTCACCATTCTAAAACGGGTATGCGATGA
- the LOC140155638 gene encoding LOW QUALITY PROTEIN: uncharacterized protein (The sequence of the model RefSeq protein was modified relative to this genomic sequence to represent the inferred CDS: inserted 1 base in 1 codon), which translates to METIENGYVIPFYDEPPMQSSKNNRSAYNNHEFVSEAISELVELGSVEICQSPPHVINPLTVSIQPNGKXRLILDLRMVNKFIRKQSVKFEDMRTALLFLRKGGSMFKFDLKSGYHHIEIHPMHRKFLGFSWNLNGKVRYFRFSCLAVGLSSAPFIFTKIVRPLVKKWRSEGKAIVVFLDDGLGFGGSVDKAKEASDSIKADLIKSGFVPNIQKSIWSPTITLEWLGYDIDLESGAFGVTGRRVQDIHQSTTTILNYKDNSGNLNVKARLLASVAGKIVSTSLAVGNIARLMTKSLHVCVEGKENWESFVCVSEEAISELEFWRENIRTLNCAKVEPKTAASKIVYSDESSTGYGGYVVDMSDDIAHGQWNQVDARRSSAWRELKAVEMVMASLVKKLGNPVVKWFTDNQSVAAIATKGSMKTELQEIALNIFRICVQDNISLEVEWVPRSDNERADYISRIIDADDWAISDYIFEKLDKRWGPHTIDRFASFTMQSCQDSIRGFGTQVVRI; encoded by the exons ATGGAAACTATTGAAAACGGATACGTAATTCCTTTTTATGACGAGCCTCCGATGCAATCATCCAAGAATAACAGGTCTGCGTATAATAATCACGAATTTGTGTCTGAGGCCATATCTGAGCTGGTAGAATTGGGGTCTGTAGAAATTTGTCAATCTCCCCCACACGTTATTAACCCACTCACTGTTTCTATTCAGCCAAACGGAA AGAGGCTAATTCTTGACCTGAGGATGGTAAACAAGTTCATTCGCAAGCAATCTGTTAAGTTTGAGGATATGAGAACAGCACTGCTGTTTCTTAGGAAAGGTGGTTCCATGTTCAAATTTGACTTAAAGTCCGGGTATCATCATATAGAGATTCACCCTATGCATAGAAAATTCTTGGGATTCTCATGGAATCTCAATGGTAAAGTGCGTTATTTTAGATTTTCTTGCCTGGCAGTTGGTTTGAGTTCGGCTCCATTTATTTTTACTAAAATAGTTCGACCGTTGGTAAAGAAGTGGAGAAGCGAAGGCAAGGCAATTGTAGTATTTCTAGATGATGGTCTAGGTTTTGGTGGGTCTGTAGATAAAGCAAAAGAGGCTAGTGATAGTATTAAAGCCGATCTGATTAAATCTGGATTTGTGCCGAATATCCAGAAGTCGATTTGGAGCCCAACAATAACATTAGAGTGGTTGGGGTATGATATTGATCTAGAATCGGGTGCATTTGGGGTCACCGGAAGAAGAGTTCAAGACATCCATCAAAGTACTACCACTATTCTTAACTACAAAGACAATAGTGGGAATTTAAATGTGAAGGCTAGACTTCTGGCCAGTGTGGCGGGAAAAATTGTTTCCACTAGCCTGGCAGTTGGAAATATAGCAAGATTAATGACGAAATCTTTACATGTCTGTGTAGAAGGTAAAGAAAACTGGGAATCCTTTGTTTGTGTGTCGGAAGAAGCCATTAGTGAATTagagttttggcgggaaaatattCGTACTCTCAATTGTGCAAAAGTAGAACCGAAAACAGCAGCatctaaaatagtatattcaGATGAAAGTAGCACTGGCTACGGTGGGTATGTAGTAGATATGTCAGATGATATTGCTCATGGGCAATggaatcaagttgatgcaagacgaAGCTCGGCATGGAGAGAGCTTAAGGCCGTAGAAATGGTCATGGCTTCACTTGTCAAGAAGCTTGGGAATCCTGTTGTGAAATGGTTTACGGATAACCAAAGTGTTGCAGCGATAGCAACAAAAGGCAGTATGAAAACTGAATTACAAGAAATTGCTTTGAACATTTTCAGAATTTGTGTCCAAGATAATATATCTTTAGAAGTGGAATGGGTCCCTAGATCAGACAATGAAAGAGCTGATTATATCAGTCGCATTATTGATGCTGATGATTGGGCTATCTCAGATTATATATTtgagaaattggacaaaagatGGGGTCCTCATACAATAGATAGATTTGCCAGTTTTACAATGCAAAGTTGCCAAGATTCGATTCGAGGTTTTGGAACCCAGGTTGTGAGAATATAG